In the Cheilinus undulatus linkage group 19, ASM1832078v1, whole genome shotgun sequence genome, one interval contains:
- the pck2 gene encoding phosphoenolpyruvate carboxykinase [GTP], mitochondrial, with protein sequence MSCLLLGVIRRHGGVGTSIGIRSLASIPSLPPAVADFVKGAVDECKPANVHVVTGTPEETANILAGLEKEGMVKRLPKYENCWLARTDPKDVARVESKTVIVTKNQRDTIPIPAGGTKSQLGSWMSESDWQKAREERFPGCMAGRTMYVIPFSMGPVGSTLSKYGVQVTDSPYVVASMGIMTRMGTPVLNKLADGTEFVRCQHTLGRPLPLKAPLVNAWPCNPEKVLISHLPDMRQIMSFGSGYGGNSLLGKKCFALRIASRIAKDEGWLAEHMLILGITNPQGVKRYVAAAFPSACGKTNLAMMKPALPGWKVECVGDDIAWMKFDSQGKLRAINPENGFFGVAPGTSDKTNPYAMATIAKNTMFTNVGETSDGGVWWEGLDPPAAGVTLTDWHGKTWKQGSSTPCAHPNSRFCAPAAQCPIIDPQWESEEGVPIDAIIFGGRRPEGVPLVYESFNWQHGVFVGAAMRSEATAAAEHKGKVIMHDPFAMRPFFGYNFGDYLAHWLSMESRKAPTQLPKIFHVNWFRKDTTGAFLWPGFGENARVLEWIFKRCSREREDEAAKKSIIGWLPEDGAIDTTGLGSKVDMGALFDVPAAFWQKETKELRAYFSQQVGADLPAQVEAELKALEDRVHS encoded by the exons ACATGGGGGTGTCGGAACAAGCATTGGGATCCGGTCCCTGGCCTCCATCCCTTCACTACCCCCGGCTGTGGCTGACTTTGTGAAGGGAGCGGTGGATGAGTGTAAACCTGCTAATGTGCACGTTGTGACGGGGACACCAGAGGAAACAGCCAACATCCTGGCCGGTCTGGAGAAGGAAGGGATGGTCAAGAGGCTTCCCAAGTATGAGAACTG TTGGTTGGCACGAACAGACCCCAAAGACGTTGCTCGGGTGGAAAGTaagactgtgattgtgactaaAAACCAGAGGGACACTATCCCCATCCCTGCTGGAGGCACAAAGAGTCAGCTGGGCAGCTGGATGAGCGAGTCTGACTGGCAGAAAGCCAGAGAGGAGCGTTTCCCCGGCTGCATGGCAG gtcGCACCATGTATGTGATTCCCTTCAGTATGGGTCCTGTTGGATCAACTCTGTCTAAATACGGTGTCCAG GTAACCGACTCGCCGTATGTCGTGGCCAGTATGGGGATCATGACTCGCATGGGCACTCCTGTCTTGAATAAACTGGCTGATGGAACAGAGTTTGTCCGCTGTCAGCACACTTTGGGAAGGCCTTTACCGCTGAAGG CCCCCCTGGTGAACGCGTGGCCATGTAACCCAGAAAAGGTGCTGATCTCTCACCTGCCAGACATGAGGCAGATCATGTCCTTCGGCAGCGGCTATGGAGGAAACTCTCTCCTGGGGAAGAAGTGCTTCGCTCTCCGCATCGCCTCCCGCATCGCAAAGGATGAGGGCTGGTTGGCTGAACACATGCTG ATCCTGGGTATCACTAATCCTCAGGGTGTGAAACGTTACGTAGCAGCTGCCTTCCCCAGCGCCTGTGGTAAAACCAACTTAGCCATGATGAAACCAGCTCTGCCAGGCTGGAAGGTGGAGTGTGTCGGGGATGACATTGCATGGATGAAGTTTGACAGCCAAG GAAAGCTGAGAGCCATCAACCCCGAGAACGGCTTTTTCGGCGTGGCTCCCGGCACCTCAGACAAGACCAACCCCTACGCAATGGCCACCATCGCCAAAAACACTATGTTCACAAATGTTGGAGAGACCAGCGATGGAGGAGTGTGGTGGGAGGGACTCGACCCACCAGCAGCTGGGGTCACACTCACAGACTGGCACGGCAAGACCTGGAAGCAAG GAAGCTCAACTCCTTGTGCCCACCCCAATTCCCGCTTCTGTGCTCCGGCGGCTCAGTGTCCCATCATCGACCCTCAGTGGGAGAGTGAGGAGGGAGTTCCCATTGATGCCATCATTTTCGGTGGCAGGAGGCCGGAAG GGGTTCCCTTGGTCTATGAGTCCTTCAACTGGCAGCATGGGGTCTTTGTTGGAGCAGCCATGAGGTCTGAAGCCACGGCAGCTGCTGAGCATAAAG GAAAGGTCATTATGCATGACCCCTTTGCTATGCGGCCATTCTTTGGTTACAACTTTGGTGACTACCTCGCTCACTGGCTGAGCATGGAGAGCCGGAAGGCCCCGACTCAACTGCCCAAGATCTTCCATGTGAACTGGTTCAGAAAGGACACGACCGGCGCCTTCCTTTGGCCCGGCTTCGGCGAAAATGCCCGTGTACTAGAGTGGATCTTCAAACGCTGCAGCAGGGAGCGGGAGGATGAAGCAGCCAAGAAGAGCATTATTGGCTGGCTGCCAGAAGATGGCGCCATTGACACTACAGGTCTAGGCAGTAAAGTGGATATGGGCGCTCTGTTTGATGTGCCTGCAGCTTTCTGGCAGAAGGAGACAAAGGAGTTAAGAGCTTACTTCTCTCAGCAGGTTGGAGCTGATCTACCTGCTCAGGTGGAGGCTGAGCTGAAGGCTCTGGAGGACAGAGTGCACAGTTAA